The Dyadobacter sandarakinus DNA window CAGACCATCGGCGTGATTGTGCCGGACATTGCCAATCGCTTTTATTCGTCGGCAATCGGCGGCGTTGAGGATATCGCATACAGCCGCGGGTACCATACGATGATTTACCAGAGCCACGAACTGCTTGAACGTGAACTGTCAGCATCAAGGCACATCGCCTCCCGGCGTGTGGACGGACTTGTGGTAGCTATTTCAAGCCAGTCGGAGAACATTGATCATTTTGTGGCATTGCAGGAACAGGGGATTCCTGTGGTGTTTTTTGACCGTGTAAGTGATGCCATGCAAACGCATAAGGTACGGGTGGATGACTACAAAGGTGCTTTTGAAGCTACGGAACACCTGATTCAGCGTGGCTGCCGCCGCATTGCGCACATAGCAGGTCCGGAGAAAGTGTCGATTACGCGGTTCAGGCTGGAAGGGTATAAGGATGCATTGCGCAAACACGGGATCGCATTTCAGGAGGAATGGGTACGCCACAGTGAAATCACGCAGGCAGGCGGCACCGAGCGGACATACCAGCTCATGGCGCTCCGTGAGCGTCCCGACGCTATTTTTGGTGCCAGCGACCGCATAACAATGGGTGTGCACTGGGCATTGCGGCAGCTTGGCTATAAAATGCCCGACGATGTTGCCGTGATTGGTTTTTGCGATCTGGCGATGTCGTCCTTGCTCGATCCGCCGGTAAGTTCTGTCACGCAACCTTCTTTTGAAATGGGGCAGCAGGCCACTTCCCTCTTACTCGACCTGATTGAAAGCAAAAGTACCCCGGCCGAATATGAGACCAGGGTACTGCGATCGAATCTTGTGATCAATAAGTCGTCGTTACGTGAAATTGTCGGCTCCTAGCGTGAGCGTATCCGGAAGTATTACCCGGTAATGGTTTTCAGTTTTCTGTCAAATTCTGCGAGGATGCGTTCTTTCATCTGCACCTTGCGTTTCTGGATATTGATGCGTCCCGCAGCCTGCTTGTCTATTTCAGGGTTACCCGTTGCGGTTCTGTCAAATTCAAGGATTGCAAATTCCAGGTCGCTCTTCTCCCGTTTGGCAAGCCATTCAAGCTCGCGGTACTTGGTACGAAGCTGTTCCTCGGGACTTTTGAGTTCAAATGCAGGATATTTTCTGCTGATCACCCTGGCCAGGTAGCTGAGTTCAAAAATCTTGTCGCAGATCATACGGAAACGCTCTGCCAAATCCTTGTCGGCCAGCTTGAAAGGTACCTTAATCTCCTTCCATTTGCTGAGCAGGACTTTGGCTTCCTGTGAGGCTTCAATAATATCCTGCTGTTTCAGCAGCGCCTCGGCCTGGGCAAGCAGCTTTTGCTGTTCAAGGATACGCGGGTCAACGCGCACTTTGGGCTCAATACCTTTGGCGAGGTTGTATTTGTCGTAAAACAGTTTCAGGAAGTGGCGATAAGCCTTGTTGACCTTGAAGAAACGCTTCGGCGGAACCTCTCCGATGCCGTTCCAGGCATTGCGCAGGTCGCGCGCTTTCTGGTAGGCTTCATCCAGATCCTTCGCATAGCTGAGCGTTTTCGCAATCTTGATCAGTTTTTCGTACTCCTCTATACGATGCTGGTTGATCTTGTTCTGCTCGTCGAAGTAATCGCGGCGGCGCTGGAAGAAGTCGTCCAGGATGGTCTGAAACGTGGTTTCAACCTCCTCCTGGTATTCTTTCTCCACCGGACCGGTGCGGATCCACTTAGCTTTTATTTCCTGTATCTGGTCGGTAGCTGCTGCATAATCCGTGATCGCCGCGGCTGCTTTCAGATCTTCAATCAGCGCACGCTTGATTTCCAGGTTTTTAAGCTGGTTAACTTCGATCAGGCTTTTAAGATATTCCTCCTTTTCTTCCAATCTTTTAAGCAGCGGGACAAAATCGCCCAGGGCGTCAAATCCTTTCAGCTTGCGTTGCAGCTGAATGAGCTTCGTTAGATAGGAACCTTTATTCAGCGCCTGGTCAATTTCCTGTTCCAGTTGCTCCACTTTGTTCAGAACAATGTTGAAACGATTTTTAAAATAATCAATCGCTTCCTGCTCTGTTCTCTTTACTTCTCCAATTTGCCGGTCGGGGAAATCGAGGTACCCCCTTAAAAATACTTTGCCTTCTTTAACGTAGCCGTATTCATCATTCAATGTGGCATTTTCCATCCTTTCAATTTTTTTTATCTGCTAAGTGTAGGGATATATAACGATATTTGTTACGCACAAATTAAACAAAAAATGAGTAACGAAACCATTATTTTCTCAATGTCGGGGGTTAACAAAATCATCCCTCCCAACAAGCACATTCTTAAAAATATTTATTTGTCATTTTTTTATGGTGCCAAAATCGGGGTGCTTGGATTGAACGGTTCCGGTAAATCCACCCTCCTCAGGGTCATCGCCGGTATCGACAAGGACATTCAGGGAGATGTGGTATTTTCCCCCGGATATTCAGTCGGAATGCTTGAACAGGAGCCCAAGCTGGACCCGTCAAAAACCGTCAGGGAAGTAGTGGAAGAGGGTGTTCAGGAAATCGTGGACCTGCTGAAAGAATTTGACCAGATCAACGAGGCGTTTGGAGAAGAAGACGCTGATTTTGATAAACTACTGGAAAGGCAGGGCGAAGTTCAGGAAAAACTCGACACTGCTGATGCCTGGAACCTCGATAACAGACTGGAAGTGGCCATGGATGCATTGCGCTGCCCGCCTTCAGATACTTCCGTTGCTACCTTGTCGGGTGGTGAAAAACGCAGGGTGGCCTTGTGCAGGCTCCTCCTTCGTCAGCCCGATGTACTTTTGCTTGATGAGCCTACCAACCACCTTGACGCTGAGTCGGTATTGTGGCTGGAAGAGCATTTGAGACAATACAAGGGAACCGTCATCGCAGTTACTCACGACCGGTACTTCCTGGATAATGTTGCAGGCTGGATTCTTGAACTCGACCGGGGTGAAGGCATTCCCTGGAAAGGCAACTACTCGTCATGGCTGGAACAAAAACAGGAGCGCCTGAAAAAAGAAGAAAAAACAGAATCCAAACGTCAGAA harbors:
- a CDS encoding LacI family DNA-binding transcriptional regulator, yielding MKRVSVTIKEIAKALDVSKSTVSRALRDSSEISSETRRKVMELAEKLNYYPNPIAISLLKNRTQTIGVIVPDIANRFYSSAIGGVEDIAYSRGYHTMIYQSHELLERELSASRHIASRRVDGLVVAISSQSENIDHFVALQEQGIPVVFFDRVSDAMQTHKVRVDDYKGAFEATEHLIQRGCRRIAHIAGPEKVSITRFRLEGYKDALRKHGIAFQEEWVRHSEITQAGGTERTYQLMALRERPDAIFGASDRITMGVHWALRQLGYKMPDDVAVIGFCDLAMSSLLDPPVSSVTQPSFEMGQQATSLLLDLIESKSTPAEYETRVLRSNLVINKSSLREIVGS
- a CDS encoding DUF349 domain-containing protein, producing the protein MENATLNDEYGYVKEGKVFLRGYLDFPDRQIGEVKRTEQEAIDYFKNRFNIVLNKVEQLEQEIDQALNKGSYLTKLIQLQRKLKGFDALGDFVPLLKRLEEKEEYLKSLIEVNQLKNLEIKRALIEDLKAAAAITDYAAATDQIQEIKAKWIRTGPVEKEYQEEVETTFQTILDDFFQRRRDYFDEQNKINQHRIEEYEKLIKIAKTLSYAKDLDEAYQKARDLRNAWNGIGEVPPKRFFKVNKAYRHFLKLFYDKYNLAKGIEPKVRVDPRILEQQKLLAQAEALLKQQDIIEASQEAKVLLSKWKEIKVPFKLADKDLAERFRMICDKIFELSYLARVISRKYPAFELKSPEEQLRTKYRELEWLAKREKSDLEFAILEFDRTATGNPEIDKQAAGRINIQKRKVQMKERILAEFDRKLKTITG